The Toxorhynchites rutilus septentrionalis strain SRP chromosome 1, ASM2978413v1, whole genome shotgun sequence genome contains the following window.
TaccttccatatttttttaactaGGATTGATGTTGGGAGATTGGGGAGAAGTaccaataacttttgaacaattataatgtaaccatgtgcgaactataTGTGACTTGTGCttagggtcattgtcttggtagaacttgaatcctcgattcaatctcattttgttcacactttgctacatgtttttctttaggatgttcaagtaaacattctgatccaatacaccatcgatgaaaatcaaattgaaccaaaaaaaagtttgtactgagaggcaatgaaggtatgtgGTGAAAGTAATCCACAATTTATACTATGCCCTACCTTTCGCATCCGAACCGAATCGGTTTTGGTACAGGCGGCGATAGGAGCCATGGCGGAACAAATGTTAACATTCAatttcaaccgaagaacacagctttcACCGTAGTAAACCGCATattgacgccacttttaaccacggattcgcgaaaatttatagATCAATCGGAAAAAAACATCAACAGGCCCGAAAAACTGATAGATTCACATAATCACTTTCTCCTATAAAAATAGATGCGCTCATTATTTTAGATACaactttagaatgcatctaacttttttcaataactCTTTAGTGGAAAAATCATCTTTTATTCAAGATACAAACTGCAGCTACAGGCCATTCTATAATTGTTCTACCATCACTTTGGTTTTGACAACgcacaaaataaaattataaaaagctTATGTGTGATTCAATTATACACAAACACTCTTCACCTAACGGTACAAAAACCGATGCGAGGTACCTTTTCGTCGAGTATCCACCTCGAATTTGAGAACCTCTACACTATGCttgctttgtgcatattctaAGAATGCATTTTGAaggaaaacaatcgttcaacaCGGTAGAAAACACAGAAAACGAGGGTAACTGAAGCAAACCCAACATTTATATGACTtctatttcttatttttcttatttcccTTGAATGGAATGCAATACGCGGTGAATAGCTACGATTGTTTTCGCATTTGTATTGATGTATTTGCTGCTACTTTAACCGCTCCTTTTAGTCGGAACAATTTGGGTAACACAAATTAGACCAATCAAGAAGCGGAAttcagataatgcttgacatgtttgcaattgttcaaTTGTATGTCAcaacaaatataattttctacgtTGTAATCGATGCGTAGgaatattttcaatcgattgatgtagacatattaggctgtcaaagaagtcttgcggtatttctgcgaggtgtcgttgtaagcgcgtagttctagttgtattcattgtatcgagtcatactatagcttgttggaaaggtatttgcgcgctataatatagtccttgacagtgttttgtttggttaagtcgttcgtgagttatagtgtcgcaaatatggagcaaaataaagagaaaatccgacatattttacagtactactatgacaaaggcaaaaatgcatctcaagctgccaataaaatttgtgcagtttatggacccgatacagtttccatttccaccgcacaatgatggtttcaacgttttcgttctggtgtagaggtcgtcgaagatgcaccacgctccggaaggcctgtcgtcgaaaattgcgacaaaatcgctgaattagtcgagaaagaccggcatagtagcagccgtagcatcggccaagagctggggataagtcatcaaaccgttattaaccatttgaagaagcttggattcacaaagaagctcgatgtatgggggccacacacgttgacgcaaaaaaaacatctttgaccgtatcgacgcatgtgaatcgctgctgaatcgcaacaaaatcaacccgtttctgaagcggatggtgactggcgatgaaaagtgggtcacttacgacaacgtgaagcgcaaacggtcgtggtcgaagcccgctgaagcggctcagacggtggccaagccatcattaacggccaggaaggttctgctgtgtgtttggtgggattgtcaaggaataatctattatgagctgcttccctatggccaaacgctcaattcgtacctgtactgccaacaactggaccgcttgaaggtgaagaagaggccatctttgataaacagaggccgcattgtcttccatcaggacaacgctagGCCACACAcatctttggtgacgcgccagaagctccgggagctcggatgggaggttcttttgcatccgccgtatagtccggaccttgcaccaagtgactaccacctgtttttgtccatggcgaacgagctaggtagtcagaagttagccacaaaagaggactgcgaaaattggctatccgagttttctgccaataaggaagcgagcttctataacaggggtgaagttggcatctcgttgggaacaagccatcgaacaaaacggtgcatatttgacttaaaacagatgattgtaactaattttatgaacaaatgaaaattcaaaaaaaaataccgcaggacttttttgacagcctaatatttgtgaTGTATCAAGAAGTGATCAAGTCCTGAGCGTTCGAAATATTTAATTATTTCTCACATGTTcggtttttagattttcattttacacccCATACCTTTCtgttaaacgtagtcctacgttgatGAAGAAAACTTTTCAAGGCGATGGTTACGTCTGGCACTAAACCACTTCCGTAGAACGTTCAAGTGCAACAATCATTGCTACGAGGGTAGTTCAacaaataagtttcagtgcctcagaaatcgccgtaaaataaagttaagacaaaaaacaaggtgatcttcgtaatctacgttttattttctatttttctacaaaaTCGTCGTAACGTTCGagacatttttcatagcgtggcacgagtttttctattccgagcgcgaagtgcgtagcgtcacgaatttcttcagtgttatcaaaTCGAATAGCTACGCTACGGCATTCGTTTCACACGAAGACGGAGCTACGTGATCAACATCTTTACGGCTTCCTTTTGACATACAATTTTGGAGTAGTAGGATATTAAATGACAAATTGAACCTAATTTGATTGAATGAGAATGAGGAAGGCATTCAGGTAGGCCGACCATTCTCCAttggcactggagagagtaACACTACCACGCAATAGAGGGGAGATTTGGAGATTAGGATTGATCAAATGCAATAAAAATCGTCAAGTATGAAGGCAATGCTTCCTCAGTGGCGActcgtccgcctgttcaaactATTTACAGGACGGCTAGACAATCTcaaagaaaaaatcttttttttttcgatttcacaTTTGTAGTAGAAGAaattatcgaaggtaatttatttgtaatttccATATTATCCCGAACATCCCTATTTTCATTTCTGTTTGGGTGGAACTTCTCCACCTTGAAAAATGTAATATGATGGTGACACTTGACTACACCACACAACCTGCACGCAAACAATAcaacattttgaaataaccagtAATGGCTACCGGTTTCAAACCTTTTATCTGAATCTGCCGCcatttaaatacttttctgcatCTTCAAGTGCGGCAGGGCAAACGCAGTCAAATAggtatgaagcgatcactactactgaTGCGCCACTTTGTGTAGAAATGACATTTGAGGTTTCAAATTTTCAACTGAACGAAGTCGATggaaacgataaaaaaaacacacacacaccatcTGTTAATTTCGATAGCCTTGAGAGCGGAGGTTCTGGTCGGTTGATGCACCGTTTCACTGGGGGAAACGTACCTCTGGACGCTTGAACTTGAAGTTCTCAGCGGAAACACTTTCGGGAATCAGTTCTGAAAGGAACTAACTGGGCAAATGGCAAAGAACACACGTTGCGACAGGATTAAAATATAAACTCTTTACTACTCAGTATTATGGAAGAAAGAACAGGTTTCAACACGTTCACGTGTTGCTTCACTACTCTCTTTCGTTGCTTGCTGCTTTGCGGTTGgaaaaatactcatttgatcCTTGCTGCTAGACTGCTATACCTGGTGACAGGAGAATCACCAAAAGGAGGTGGGGTGAAACTTGTGAACCAATGTTTCTCTCTCTTCAGGGACTGAACACCATCGTTGATTGAACAGGAAGCTTACTCAGTCACGCGCCGCCTCTGTGCTTCCTAGCGGCTCAAATGACCACATGTTGTGGTTGCTTTCGTGAACagaacaattttcaaaaaaactttttaagtaatGACCTGCGGATGTAACTAAGGAAGGGTTGAACTATGAAAATGCAGCAGTTTTCAATGTTAGAATTATGAACCGGAAACCGGCCAAACTACCCTTATATTAAGTTTGAGGAAATCTAGTGCGTGAAATATGGAGTTGGCAATTATTTTTGCCAGAAAATGAAGGACTCGTACGAGAAGCGCAAACATTTTGCCAAGAATTCGATTTGATTGGTAGCAAACTTCATGAGTGAAATGGTATTAAGACGAGAACAAACTATGATTCAAACTTCAAAGCTCAAACAACATTAAACATGATGTTAGTCACTGATTTAGTGGAGTTCCAAATTTGAACAGCGATTCGTACACTTAGAGAATCTCAGAAAAGCACAAcgcaaaaataacatagttttgcaACCTTCGGTTGTTCATTATTAAGACTTGATGGTAATTGAAAGTTACAGCAACGCAGCGGGGTTAACCGATTAAAACGACACTAATCATGATCACCAATCATTTCGTTGAACGGATCACTACACGATGCATAACGATTTTAcaactcaaaacaaaaaaaacacagcgAAACCCTCATTGCTTACAGATTCGCACTGGGCCGATCACTTGCGCCGACAAATTAATTTGCGCGATACAGGAGAAAACGCACAGAGCAGTCAGTTGATACAGACATCGTCAGCCAGTAGTAGTAGTCGATTGGTTGTCGtatgaaaacatatttttaagtgTAGCCTAATTAATCAATTGGTGGTGAGGCCGCCTGCACACGCGCCTCGTCACGTTATCGTCGATACTAGTCGGTTGCTGTCCTCGCATGTGTGAAATAGCGGCTGTCACCTCTACTGGCAGTGGCATTCGTCCCAGAACTGGGTGATAAGTGGCTGCGCGATAGGTGATAGGCATAAAGATATAATTCGATAGAATGACACACCAATGGGCGGCCTCACAGCCTCACGTGAAACAAACGCTCTGTTCGTCTAGAATGACGCAATCCGAAACACTTACCTCACGCTGAAGTTTTCTCCTTTCGATTTTCAAATCGCTTTCAGCCTTCTCTGCCGCTTCGGCAGTGCTTCTGTATCGGATAACTTGCGATTCGGACCGCGCTAAACTGGCCTGCAGATTAGCGATCTCCTGTTCCGCTTTCTGCAGTTTGTATTTGTAGTCGGTGATGAGTTTGTTGGCTTCtccttgaaaatgaaaaacaaaaccaaTTAGTTGGGAATCGGAAACAAGAGCGATAGATGAGGCTGTACTTTGTGCATCTTCGTAGTCATCGTCGTCCAGCGATCCGTTGACGGCGCTGTACTTCCTTCCCTTCGTTCTCATGTCCTTCAGCTGCTGCTGTAGCGCCTGAACGTCGTTCTGCAGCTCCTGCTTTTCCTCCGCGAATTTCTTAAGTCTAACATCTGAAATATACAAGGGTATATGAGCAAAACTGCGTGTGAGCAACTTCAGGGTGGccattcaattttaatttttgaattcccgCGTTTTTCCCGACTGTTTCTCGCATGACTCGCATGATTTTACGAAATTCCCGactctcaaaaatgaaaatttaataatattgtATCGTTTGTTAAAAATTGATTTGACCCGAACTGCGAAGATATTTTTACTTTATTGTTTCCAAGGTGCGCATGGGACAAACAATTGGACGGTGTGTAGCTCAGCAACGGATTGTATGTTGGATGTAGGATTCAGAAGATGGAAGATACGGACGAGattgtttctggaatatatgcaGCTGGAAACTGAAGCCCTTTAAAATGTATCACATCCAGCCTACCTCTACTTACTCAGAATTCAAAAAGTTTCGTTCACATCCAAACATATTTCTAGCATGTCCCGGATACCCTCTATTATCAATTCCCGAGTTGAACCAAAAATCCATAATGCGACTCTTCTGTGCAATCGAAATTCTACAATTAATTACAATTAATTACAACCAAATTAAGTAATTAAGTTATTTGAATCAGAGCTCATACGCATGCCTGAACAATCAGAACATAAAAAATTACGTAATCATGTTTTTAAAGCTCATTTTGTGATTCAGTAAGACATGTTCAGGTTTTTATTTAAAACAATAACCCGTGCCTAATTATTTCattaactatcgtaaattaaaTTACACAGAAAACCTGTCTTGTGTCGCTCGACAAAAATGCTTAGCAGGAATAGGAGCATATGAGACGAGATGAATTAAATAACACGAAGTTTGTAGCACTTTTTAAATGACCCTCAATCTGACTCCTTTTTCTTTAGAATACGTCCCTTTTTTTCCAGCGCCAGTTCGGcagaaaagttcataaggtttacgtctcttgcaaaaatctacctGACTATCACAAAgaaccatctttcaatggatacgtgtcaaaatttgacagcaatcggtcgattggttcgtgagttacagcattgagagtgaagcaacttttgttattgtgaaaaaaaaaaggaaaaagatgGCAACATTGCATGAAttaggcttcgaattgcttccgcatccaccgtattcttcaGATCTGTCCCCcaacgactattttctgttcgcagacctgaagagaaagctcgctggcaagaactttaagaccgatgatgaagtgattaccaaaattgaggcctattttggaaaaaaaaaccgaaagagcactataaaaatggtatcgaaaagttgcaagatcgctataatcgctgtatcgccttcgaaggcaattatgttgaataataaaattgcattttacaaaaaaaattgttttcctgtgttaccttataaacagCTGAACTGTTATAaactactattttttttttcaaaaatatgagtttttctatTGGATGCCAAAAGGAAACCATAAAAGAAAAGAATGTGAATGTAAATCATAATCATAAAGAAAAATGTTTATGAAGCGTTTGAAATTCAGTtaaactttcaacacttttttttttcaacagctTTTTCGTTTACCTCcaagtttcttctttttctgcCTCCTGCTTTCGTTTTGCAGCGTTTTTGTTCTCATCTTCTTTATTTTGCTTCGCTTTTAAGGACTCCACGTATCTTGACTATGTTTGCACCCGAAATAGATGAGCGATTTCGTTACAACACCAGTAACTCCTCCTGCATTCTTGATTGCGTCGTACACGATTCTTTGTTCCGTTAAACTTTCCTCGGTTTGGTTTACTATCAAGCGCTTTTCGTTGATAGAAAATCCTCTTTCCAATGATGCATTGCCATGCGACAAAATCagagttttttttcacaaacagGGTTAAATTTGGAAGCTCCTTCTTCGACTGAGCGATAGGttccatacaaaaaaaaattcattctaTGATTTTTTCTTTGATATGCAGATAATATGATTTTAACAGAAGACGTTTAACACAACTGTCCATACTTATTCCTAATTTCATCTGCACCAGGCAATTTTTGTTTATCGACGAATACTTCCAAGCCTAACTCCATCCACTTTTTCGCTACATCCGTAGAGTTGGAAATCGCATCCGGGTTAATACTCGCTAGGTAACGTGTGGTGGGATATGTCAAAGGTGATCGTATgaacaatttctttaaaaatccgCAGTAGAACTCACGACAGCTGGTACCCTGATATTTCGTACCACCGGAAATAATGTACCAGTACATCTCTATCGGAAAGTTTGGCGTTGTTTGGTGTTGCTATGATCGCAGATTTCGTTACAAATCCAATTTCAATACTTCCAGGTAGCAGTAGAATTTGTTTCTGTGAGTTCGAGTTCAACAAGTGATTTAGGTTTCACCTTCAGTCGATCGGGCTTTATAATTTTCTCCATAACAGCTCTTACAAACTCCCGCTAAGTCATCGTAATACAAAACTTTATAGAAATACTGACATTTAGCGCAAACACAAATGTATCAATTGAATGAAGGCAGTGCGAATAAGAAGACACAACTTTCGGTGAAAACAAGGTTGCATCTCGTGCGACGTTTTAACGTTTtaataggggaggtgggggtaaaacggacatgttaagaagaacttcaattatatcgttggaaactcatgtttcccaaaactttgatgcagtttcttgcaattcaatatactgtttttctacctaattcgccaaattttcaacaaaaaaatgttttcaatgtttttactgaaattaacaCTAAAACTACCAATGCAAAACTACTTTAATCAAAATTGTTAAAttctaggttttcatttcatgtGAAGTTACTACACGACTTATTCTATATTATAAAGCTACTTTATTTCTCAAACTCTATTTCTCTTCTTCTTTTGTTTTTCCTGATAATCATATGTATGATACCTTTACCTACCATGAGCAGTCATTTGACCGCTGGagaatatatgattttttttgaagttttttgcaTTGAAACTCAAGCAAgcattttaagtttttttaaaaatagtaagtgataatttttgtaatttattaTTGATGGATCATCAAAATACAAATTCAGAAATTTATCCCCAGCATGTAAAAAAAAGAATGTTGTTAGAAGAAATAAACGATCATAACGAACTATGGTCTGAAATACACGAAGCAAATTTTGAGAATATGGAAAGTATATATGATCTATTGGATCAAATCTTTGATCTACTCGACATGAGGAAGGAAACATTGTGAACACACGTAGGGAACAAAAAAGAATGAAATTGTTCCCGTTTCATACCATTTTTAGAGCAACGCCAGGACCAACAGGGTTTGCGAAACGCAATATAATGATGGGAGAAGTAAGGAGTGCATTTTCGTTGAAACTTGAGCAACGAATTATGAAACACGTAAAAATGTGTACAGAGAGTGAAGCACGTCGAGTGTTTGGATCCGAATGGAGTTTAACTTCTGCAGAATTAGATGCTTTTATCCCAATTCTAGATGCACGTGGTGCGCATCAAACAAGAAATTGCAACATTTTATATTTATGGAATAAGAAATGGGGCCCTGATTTTATTTCGCGAACACATGAACAAAGATTGTTTCTCGGAAATCATGTGAATTATTCGATTTGATGAAGGAGACGAACGAAGCGTCTACAGACTGACAAATTCGCTCTTATGTCGAAGGTGGAAATAAAACTGTTGACGAACAACTACTTgcgacaaaaacaaaatatagaTTTACTCAATGTATGCCCACAAACCCGTTCAGTTTGGAATTAAATTTTGGTTGGTATCAAACGTTAAgagtaaatattttgaaaatggaTTTTCGTACTTCGGAAAGTGAAACACTGAACCACTGAACCACAGGGTGTGAAAGGGATATAACCAACGATAATGTTAATTCTGAGACAAGTGAATCTTTAGTAACGAAACTCCTATCAGAAAGAACTGCTTCGATAGGTGCTATTTGAGCGAACAAGATGGAATTGCCCAAACCTGCAGAACAAAAGAATGATTGCACGTTTTGCAACGCAGCTTTACAAATCAGAAAATTGTACTTTAACAATTTATAAAAGCATACCAAACAAAAAAGGTCTCTCGCTGAGTTCGAAACATAAGTtcgtaaaaattggaaaaataggtAAATGTATACCTGAGACTATTTCATATTATAACTACACTGAATATGGTGTGAATATAACAGACTAAATGTCTAAAAAGTATTAAAAGTATAACACAAAATAAACATCCCATAGATGGCCTGTTCATGTATTTATCAACATTTTGGATTTGACTGGTATAAATGCTTGGATTTTATACAAGCAGACAACAGGAGAAAACATATCGAGACAAGAATTTCTATTTCAGTTGGAGGAGGAACTTGCCACTGAATATCAAGATTTTCAGGAACAAGGAATGAAAAGTATGGAGAAAACTAAAGGAGAATCAAGTGCAATTTCAGAGAGACGAAAACCCTGTCAAATTGGATGTTGCAAATAGAGGAAAATAATAAACATATGTTCTACATGAAAAAGATATGtttatggaaaatgttgaaTATTTTATGATTATTACATGATAATTAATTGTGTTTCATTGTATATgaatgttttgtatttttttttgtattgaatgTATTATGTTTTGATCATAattgatttgaaaaaacataacgTTTATTCGAAAAGCGGTCATTTGACAGCCAGCGGTCGGAATCGGTATATATAAAAtgatggtaggtttagtgttaaacagaccgaaaagtacaactttttttttcgatgcgggtaatatggacagattTGTAATGAAGCGTAgacgtttatcgatcgcgagaggaataattttattcaaccaagatctgaactcatcacgaatgtccgttaaatgatgaaaaaatcgaattaatccacctagaagtgatagcgtgcttttcagcagtataaacggatagactctcaactattttgcttttggttccagtcagtttCTAGACAgttcacatttggcgatttgatttccatttatagacgcagagcattctttaggaatagattaaacatacTTTTCACAATCCATCTCACTCCCAATTATTAATTCaataatatttcaataattcaaattttccactcaaaaatgaatttaatttaccgtacatacctaataacgcttctctgttaatccacaaaccgaaatataaccatcattgaattttgatattaaaccactcaaaatgcttaatatataagcagctaaaattacatacATACGCGGAATCAAGTATGATTTTCAgtgtttgtttcccttttccactttagatcagtattcattgccatagggtggcttaaatattatagaataacatgtagaaggtgttctcattaacagaaatctgaaattcaaaatgtaactgtaCACATAAactacctgtccatattacccccactgtccgtattacccgcggttctccTACAGTAACATTTAAGAACGTCGTAAACAAAACACTGAGCAGAGAAAATCCCGACTTCATGAAGCaattcccgactttttcccgcatTTTTTCCCGATGGGTTTTGATTTACGACTTTTTCCCGCATTTTTCCCGATGGGTTTTgattcccgactttttcccgcatTCCCCGAATGGGTAGCCACCCAGCCACTTTGATGAACCTACCTAACGATCCTTGGGCGGACTTCAATAGATGGGCGTTGTCGGCTGTGACTAGGGCTCGCCGCGCATCGGAACCGTCTTCGTTTTCCACCGTCACGATCACCAGTCCCTGCTCCTCGATCAGCGTGTCTCGCTCCTGCAACTGGCCCTGGACCAGCTTCAGCTCCTCGGACAACTTGTCGTTGGCTCGTTTTAAGGCATCATGATCTCGGCATTTTTCTTTGTGCTCACGTTGCAGCTGCGCGTGGGATTCTTCCATCTCTTCCAGCTTATCCTTGAGCAGTTGGATCTGGTAGTTCTGGGAGGCACGTTCGTTGTCCAGCTGGGCGTTTGCGACCATCGCCTTGCGGAAACGTTCTTCGACATCCTGAATgaattaaacaatgaacaatgatCGAACAAgactttcgtttttttttctccacctACCTTAAGTTCATGCCGCAGATCCCTTAGACTTCGCCCTTCTTCCTCTAGCGAGTCTTCGCTGCTTCTTCGGGAGGAGAGTGAGCTACCACGTACCGTGCTGTTGACTGTGAGCCGGGCGGAACGTGATCCCAGCGAAGTGTCCCCACCAACGGACGTCGATAATCCAACGGATTGCTGCTGCAGGTCGAACACACGATCGGCATTCTGTTCCAGTTCTTTCTGCTGTCGCTCGAGCTCCCGCATCCGAATCTCGCGTGCTTCCGCACGTGCTTGTCGCCGGGCTGCCAAGCGGGCCTCCGCCTgttgagagagagaaaaaaaggggtgaacaaaatgaaaaattaaaataaattcatcAACGTCGCCAACTGTTTAAATCTATTCATTTGAAATATGCCCTCCAAAAGAAAGGGGGAAactagtgatttttttttcctaggGTCCCTGTTTTTCCAGAAACATGGAACTATGCGAGAACATAAAAGGCTTGCGCACACAGTACGAAAACAACAAATTGGTTACCCTCGACCCAGTTTAAATTGTAAACACGATGGGGGAGGACGAAAATTTACCGGAATGACAATAACGACATTAAATATATAAACACACAAATGAACGGTTCATTTTCCCTTCTCCGATTTGGCTCGTAAGATTTAGTGTGTGGGAATATGTGTATATTTGGTATCGGTTTTATTATTGCATGGGGTGCCCTCACTCACAGTACGCAGAAGTTTTGACACTTCAAAACCATCCTCTTTAATCGTGAAACACCGGCGGAGTGCGCGCGCAGATACCGTATGGTTCGCCATTTATCAAGATTTATTACAGGGGTTCGAGTCGCTCTATCACCGTGATGCAGAGGATCAGTAGAACCAGGAGAGGCGAGGGGGGAGTGAATAATCTGTAGCTGTCGCTGAGATCGAAAGTGAAACGATCGTCGTCGATGGAATGGAAGGGATGGAGATGATCATGCAGAGAGCAAGGGTTAGACGGTAATGATCGTTTTCGTGATTATTTTGCTCAAGCGCGTCTCTAAGGTGCGTCCATAGATCATACTCTTCCCTCAGTGAGAAACAATAGATGATGGCTGATGTTACCAGAATCCCGTATATTATTTTTGTAGCATTCGCTATATGCTAATCCATATCAATGAAAATTGAAACGGTGTTCAATTgactttgcattttttttatttgtttggtgTATGCTACTTATTCCAACGAATAATCTTATCATAATCAAAACATTTATCAAACGTATTTCAACGACTTCAGTTCTATACGCGATTACTCTCCAATGTCTTCTTAAATGAGCGCTCtgaaataataattttaattttggaaagcaaaaaaaaacaaccgagGCCATATAAGATAAATACGAATAGCCTTATTAGATGATTCGTGGGCGTTGTCGGTAGTAAAAATCCCATTTGATATGAATTGACAAAATCGTGCCCTGTAAAATGATAGATCGCGCTCACGTCAGCATAAAGTAGTCAGCTAAGAAATGTTTTACATTTCCTTGCTTAATT
Protein-coding sequences here:
- the LOC129764846 gene encoding leucine-rich repeat flightless-interacting protein 2 isoform X4, which encodes MQIGKVIACAKENWSESKLLCRVFRLKLIKQNSREKILCSRKIIAGWRRISEHHTLRKAEARLAARRQARAEAREIRMRELERQQKELEQNADRVFDLQQQSVGLSTSVGGDTSLGSRSARLTVNSTVRGSSLSSRRSSEDSLEEEGRSLRDLRHELKDVEERFRKAMVANAQLDNERASQNYQIQLLKDKLEEMEESHAQLQREHKEKCRDHDALKRANDKLSEELKLVQGQLQERDTLIEEQGLVIVTVENEDGSDARRALVTADNAHLLKSAQGSLDVRLKKFAEEKQELQNDVQALQQQLKDMRTKGRKYSAVNGSLDDDDYEDAQREANKLITDYKYKLQKAEQEIANLQASLARSESQVIRYRSTAEAAEKAESDLKIERRKLQREISYVHATIISDGDRSTVEIRSIHPYNCSALKDTSGCCSINSSTMINQLSPLSGGLTG
- the LOC129764846 gene encoding leucine-rich repeat flightless-interacting protein 2 isoform X9 produces the protein MGHQRDFRRRRKNAEARLAARRQARAEAREIRMRELERQQKELEQNADRVFDLQQQSVGLSTSVGGDTSLGSRSARLTVNSTVRGSSLSSRRSSEDSLEEEGRSLRDLRHELKDVEERFRKAMVANAQLDNERASQNYQIQLLKDKLEEMEESHAQLQREHKEKCRDHDALKRANDKLSEELKLVQGQLQERDTLIEEQGLVIVTVENEDGSDARRALVTADNAHLLKSAQGSLDVRLKKFAEEKQELQNDVQALQQQLKDMRTKGRKYSAVNGSLDDDDYEDAQREANKLITDYKYKLQKAEQEIANLQASLARSESQVIRYRSTAEAAEKAESDLKIERRKLQREISYVHATIISDGDRSTVEIRSIHPYNCSALKDTSGCCSINSSTMINQLSPLSGGLTG
- the LOC129764846 gene encoding leucine-rich repeat flightless-interacting protein 2 isoform X6 yields the protein MVQFTVQSSFLGKLVKHWGPSLSDCLEIQANFENGLVIKGTWTCAEARLAARRQARAEAREIRMRELERQQKELEQNADRVFDLQQQSVGLSTSVGGDTSLGSRSARLTVNSTVRGSSLSSRRSSEDSLEEEGRSLRDLRHELKDVEERFRKAMVANAQLDNERASQNYQIQLLKDKLEEMEESHAQLQREHKEKCRDHDALKRANDKLSEELKLVQGQLQERDTLIEEQGLVIVTVENEDGSDARRALVTADNAHLLKSAQGSLDVRLKKFAEEKQELQNDVQALQQQLKDMRTKGRKYSAVNGSLDDDDYEDAQREANKLITDYKYKLQKAEQEIANLQASLARSESQVIRYRSTAEAAEKAESDLKIERRKLQREISYVHATIISDGDRSTVEIRSIHPYNCSALKDTSGCCSINSSTMINQLSPLSGGLTG
- the LOC129764846 gene encoding leucine-rich repeat flightless-interacting protein 2 isoform X10, which produces MDSPGAVGRRRGNSRINAEDQALDQIAKEAEARLAARRQARAEAREIRMRELERQQKELEQNADRVFDLQQQSVGLSTSVGGDTSLGSRSARLTVNSTVRGSSLSSRRSSEDSLEEEGRSLRDLRHELKDVEERFRKAMVANAQLDNERASQNYQIQLLKDKLEEMEESHAQLQREHKEKCRDHDALKRANDKLSEELKLVQGQLQERDTLIEEQGLVIVTVENEDGSDARRALVTADNAHLLKSAQGSLDVRLKKFAEEKQELQNDVQALQQQLKDMRTKGRKYSAVNGSLDDDDYEDAQREANKLITDYKYKLQKAEQEIANLQASLARSESQVIRYRSTAEAAEKAESDLKIERRKLQRENREAMDRLEELETCNNHLLKRLDKLKNAKSALLKDL
- the LOC129764846 gene encoding leucine-rich repeat flightless-interacting protein 2 isoform X7; this encodes MDSPGAVGRRRGNSRINAEDQALDQIAKEEPSRLGPQRAALAEARLAARRQARAEAREIRMRELERQQKELEQNADRVFDLQQQSVGLSTSVGGDTSLGSRSARLTVNSTVRGSSLSSRRSSEDSLEEEGRSLRDLRHELKDVEERFRKAMVANAQLDNERASQNYQIQLLKDKLEEMEESHAQLQREHKEKCRDHDALKRANDKLSEELKLVQGQLQERDTLIEEQGLVIVTVENEDGSDARRALVTADNAHLLKSAQGSLDVRLKKFAEEKQELQNDVQALQQQLKDMRTKGRKYSAVNGSLDDDDYEDAQREANKLITDYKYKLQKAEQEIANLQASLARSESQVIRYRSTAEAAEKAESDLKIERRKLQREISYVHATIISDGDRSTVEIRSIHPYNCSALKDTSGCCSINSSTMINQLSPLSGGLTG